In Aquiflexum balticum DSM 16537, a single genomic region encodes these proteins:
- a CDS encoding undecaprenyl-diphosphate phosphatase: MEIIDAIILGIVQGLTEFLPVSSSGHLEIGSAILGDDKIPEESLMFTIVLHFATALATLVVFRKDIVEIIEGLIKFQWNEETQFTVKIILSMIPAVIVGLFFEEELEQFFGGKITFVGFMLLVTAILLFLADRAKNTGKPVGFRNSVLIGLSQAIAMLPGISRSGATISTSVLLGIDKNKAARFSFLMVVPLIIGKIAKDILDGALTYNEASFGYLSAGFVAAFISGFFACTWMIQLVRKSKLTYFAIYCTIVGLIAIFAGIYS; encoded by the coding sequence ATGGAAATTATTGATGCCATCATCTTGGGGATTGTCCAAGGGCTTACTGAATTTTTACCTGTTTCTTCCAGTGGTCATTTGGAAATAGGGTCTGCTATCCTTGGTGATGACAAAATCCCCGAGGAAAGCCTGATGTTTACCATCGTTCTTCATTTTGCAACCGCTTTGGCAACTCTTGTTGTCTTCAGAAAAGATATAGTTGAAATTATTGAAGGACTGATCAAATTTCAATGGAATGAGGAAACCCAATTTACTGTAAAAATTATCCTTTCCATGATCCCGGCTGTCATAGTGGGGTTATTCTTTGAAGAAGAATTAGAACAGTTTTTCGGAGGTAAAATCACATTCGTTGGATTCATGCTTTTGGTAACTGCCATCCTATTATTTCTGGCAGATCGTGCCAAAAACACAGGAAAACCAGTTGGATTCAGAAATTCGGTTCTGATCGGTCTTTCTCAGGCTATTGCCATGCTGCCTGGAATTTCCAGATCAGGTGCTACAATTTCTACCTCTGTCCTATTGGGAATAGACAAAAACAAAGCTGCGAGATTCTCTTTTCTTATGGTGGTTCCTTTGATCATTGGAAAGATCGCCAAGGACATTCTCGATGGAGCTTTGACCTATAATGAAGCCAGTTTCGGTTACCTTTCTGCGGGATTTGTAGCTGCCTTTATTTCCGGTTTTTTCGCCTGCACTTGGATGATACAACTGGTAAGAAAAAGTAAACTGACTTATTTTGCTATTTACTGTACCATAGTGGGATTGATAGCCATCTTTGCAGGAATATACTCATAG
- a CDS encoding cell division protein FtsX has product MRISPRKKTKLGRFKFISVLFSTTLSLFILGLFGVIVIQAKTLTSIIRENIEIQVFLNKNLSESEKTKIGAFLESKPYILEKDNEKAISFISQEEAAQSFLESTGEDFAQFLDDNPLRDSYTISIAEEFQTSELIEEIVKEINSLEGVFEVTYMADLVESINQNLFKVAIVMGGFILILVFTVIMLINNTIRLALFSQRFLIRSMQLVGATRGFIRRPFLGRAFVFGILSGLIASVLLFGIIEYTKANIDGFALLQDYNLLYGLFGSLLLIGVLLSVLSTLQAVNKYLNMSLDELY; this is encoded by the coding sequence ATGAGGATAAGTCCAAGAAAAAAAACCAAACTGGGAAGATTCAAATTCATCTCAGTTCTTTTCAGCACCACTTTATCTTTATTTATTTTGGGACTTTTTGGAGTGATCGTGATCCAAGCCAAAACTTTGACTAGTATTATCAGAGAAAATATAGAAATCCAGGTATTTTTAAACAAAAACCTTTCTGAATCAGAAAAGACTAAAATCGGAGCATTTTTGGAGTCCAAACCCTATATTCTTGAAAAAGACAATGAAAAGGCCATCTCCTTTATCTCTCAGGAAGAAGCGGCTCAATCGTTTCTGGAAAGTACCGGAGAAGATTTCGCACAGTTCTTGGATGATAATCCACTGAGGGACAGTTATACCATATCCATTGCAGAAGAATTTCAGACCAGTGAATTGATAGAGGAGATAGTAAAGGAAATCAATTCCCTGGAAGGTGTTTTTGAAGTGACTTATATGGCCGACTTGGTTGAGTCAATCAATCAGAATCTGTTTAAAGTAGCTATTGTGATGGGTGGGTTTATTTTGATTTTGGTCTTTACAGTAATCATGCTGATTAACAACACCATCAGATTGGCACTTTTCTCCCAAAGATTTCTGATTCGAAGTATGCAGCTAGTGGGGGCCACAAGAGGATTTATAAGAAGACCTTTTTTAGGAAGAGCCTTTGTTTTCGGCATTTTGTCCGGATTGATTGCTTCAGTTTTGCTATTCGGTATTATCGAATACACCAAAGCCAATATTGATGGCTTTGCTTTACTTCAGGATTACAATTTATTATACGGTCTTTTTGGTTCATTGCTTCTTATTGGGGTTCTACTCTCTGTTTTAAGTACCTTGCAAGCCGTCAACAAATATTTAAACATGTCATTGGACGAATTATATTGA
- the pdeM gene encoding ligase-associated DNA damage response endonuclease PdeM: MAGYQLQWRELSLQLLPEKAIYINEFRSILIADPHFGKAAHFRKAGIPVSEKLHIGDLMTIQRLIQKYNPEHLYFLGDLFHSDWNIAWNDLETFADYHPETNFHLIKGNHDILPEEVYRSDIWQVHTERLNLGQMILSHEPLANIPPEKINLCGHIHPGISLYGTARQKLTLPCFFVSSNQIILPAFGRFTGLYTMKCGKNDNAYVIAEKKVIPVNFHD; the protein is encoded by the coding sequence ATGGCTGGATATCAATTGCAATGGAGGGAACTCAGCTTGCAGCTTCTTCCTGAAAAGGCCATCTATATAAATGAATTCAGATCAATCTTGATTGCAGACCCTCATTTTGGAAAAGCAGCACATTTTAGAAAAGCCGGAATTCCGGTTTCTGAGAAATTACATATTGGGGATTTAATGACCATTCAAAGACTGATTCAAAAATACAATCCAGAGCATCTGTACTTTTTGGGCGATTTGTTCCACAGTGATTGGAACATAGCGTGGAATGATCTTGAGACTTTTGCTGATTATCATCCTGAAACCAACTTTCATCTTATCAAAGGTAATCATGACATACTACCTGAGGAGGTTTACCGTTCTGACATTTGGCAGGTCCACACAGAAAGATTAAACTTAGGGCAGATGATTTTATCACATGAACCATTGGCAAATATTCCACCGGAAAAGATCAACCTTTGCGGTCACATTCACCCCGGCATCTCGTTATATGGTACCGCAAGGCAAAAACTCACCCTGCCCTGCTTCTTTGTATCCTCCAATCAGATCATTCTGCCGGCATTCGGAAGATTCACAGGATTGTATACGATGAAATGTGGTAAAAATGATAATGCGTATGTAATTGCAGAAAAAAAAGTTATTCCTGTCAATTTCCATGATTAA
- a CDS encoding DUF3098 domain-containing protein: protein MNNPHFAFTKKNYILMLIGIGIIILGFTIIGLDSEPHGFGFLGLTLGPIVTLAGFLFQFYAIFYRSEKK from the coding sequence ATGAATAACCCACATTTTGCTTTCACAAAAAAGAATTATATCCTCATGCTGATCGGAATAGGCATCATCATTCTTGGCTTTACTATTATTGGCCTGGACAGCGAGCCTCATGGTTTTGGATTTCTTGGTTTGACTTTGGGCCCTATTGTTACCTTAGCAGGATTCCTTTTTCAATTTTATGCGATTTTTTACCGATCTGAAAAGAAATAA
- a CDS encoding DUF2147 domain-containing protein, producing MNRYYLIFTFLFFSGITLKAFSQEADAIVGKWYNTEKDAQVEIYKEGDKFSGKIIWLQDPKDIAGKPKVDLNNSDVSKRQRPIIGMKLLENFKYNGGTWEEGTIYDPKNGKTYSCIIKKKGSKTLEVRGYVGISLIGRTVEWTKAE from the coding sequence ATGAACAGGTATTATTTGATTTTCACTTTCCTGTTTTTTTCAGGAATAACCTTGAAAGCCTTTTCTCAAGAGGCAGATGCTATTGTAGGAAAGTGGTACAATACGGAGAAGGATGCTCAGGTAGAGATATACAAAGAAGGGGATAAGTTCTCTGGAAAAATCATTTGGCTTCAGGATCCAAAAGATATTGCTGGTAAACCGAAGGTGGATTTGAATAATTCAGATGTTTCAAAACGCCAAAGACCCATTATAGGTATGAAACTCCTTGAGAATTTCAAATATAATGGCGGTACATGGGAAGAAGGTACTATTTATGATCCTAAAAACGGGAAAACCTATTCCTGTATTATTAAGAAAAAAGGCAGTAAAACCCTTGAAGTCAGAGGATACGTGGGGATTTCCTTAATTGGAAGGACAGTGGAGTGGACGAAGGCAGAGTAA
- a CDS encoding VOC family protein, with protein sequence MKYTQIKETCLYISDLDLAENFYGDILEMPIISKVENRHIFFRCGTSVLLCFIPEVTKEEENLPPHYAIGKQHIAFEVSKKDYLKTKSVLLEKGIIITHEQEWRNQQTSFYFEDPFGHVLEIVPVGIWD encoded by the coding sequence ATGAAATATACCCAAATCAAAGAAACCTGCCTGTATATCTCTGATCTTGATTTAGCGGAAAACTTTTACGGCGATATTTTGGAGATGCCTATTATCTCTAAAGTTGAGAATCGTCATATTTTTTTCAGATGTGGCACATCAGTTTTGTTATGTTTTATTCCTGAGGTTACCAAAGAAGAAGAAAATCTCCCACCTCATTATGCCATTGGCAAGCAACATATAGCCTTTGAGGTGAGCAAAAAGGACTACCTCAAAACTAAATCCGTTTTGTTGGAAAAAGGCATCATCATTACCCACGAACAAGAGTGGCGTAATCAACAGACAAGCTTTTATTTTGAAGATCCTTTTGGGCATGTACTGGAAATTGTGCCCGTAGGGATTTGGGATTGA